A single window of Candidatus Flexicrinis affinis DNA harbors:
- a CDS encoding polyprenyl synthetase family protein produces MAMNAVARLDVEPPAHPTAQIIEAGLTAVEARMLEACKSDVSILDDASRHILSAGGKRVRPRLVLLSHLASGGKAVDGVISLAAALELVHTASVVHDDINDHGVVRRGKPSVNAIWGRTFALLTGDFLFTKVYELMAPHQGMNVILAEATVALVEGETLQAQAVKEQRFTRQVYMDIIARKTASLFRAGALMGARAASASDRVAEALGRFGFNIGLAFQIVDDILDLTADETQLGKTAGVDLKQGRGIASVNGGSTADVVSSIKAKALAGNSVAEGKQQAKMLIDSAINELEVLSDSPAKDELIALARYIVERDH; encoded by the coding sequence ATGGCGATGAACGCAGTGGCTCGGCTTGACGTCGAACCTCCCGCCCACCCTACCGCCCAGATCATCGAGGCAGGGTTAACCGCGGTTGAAGCGCGCATGCTCGAGGCGTGCAAGAGTGATGTTTCCATCCTGGACGATGCCAGCCGCCACATCCTAAGTGCCGGCGGGAAGCGGGTACGCCCGCGCCTCGTCCTGCTCAGCCATCTGGCGAGTGGAGGCAAGGCGGTCGATGGCGTGATTTCGTTGGCGGCCGCGTTGGAACTGGTCCATACGGCAAGCGTAGTGCATGACGACATTAACGACCACGGCGTGGTCAGGCGCGGAAAGCCCTCGGTCAATGCGATCTGGGGCCGCACATTTGCCCTTCTCACCGGGGACTTTCTATTTACGAAGGTCTATGAGTTGATGGCGCCGCACCAAGGCATGAACGTCATTCTGGCAGAAGCGACAGTCGCGCTCGTTGAAGGCGAGACGCTGCAGGCACAGGCGGTCAAAGAGCAGCGCTTCACCCGTCAGGTCTACATGGACATCATCGCCCGAAAGACGGCGTCGTTGTTCCGTGCCGGCGCGCTGATGGGTGCCCGTGCCGCCAGCGCCAGCGACCGTGTAGCGGAAGCGCTCGGCCGCTTCGGCTTCAACATCGGGCTTGCGTTCCAAATCGTGGACGACATCCTCGACTTGACTGCGGATGAGACGCAGCTGGGCAAGACCGCCGGCGTAGACCTCAAGCAGGGCCGCGGCATTGCGTCCGTCAACGGAGGCTCCACCGCCGACGTCGTTTCGTCGATCAAGGCCAAAGCGCTCGCAGGAAACTCCGTCGCCGAGGGCAAACAACAGGCGAAAATGCTGATCGATTCGGCCATCAACGAGCTCGAAGTCTTGAGCGACAGCCCGGCCAAGGACGAGCTGATCGCGCTGGCCCGATACATCGTCGAGCGCGATCACTAA
- a CDS encoding HAD-IA family hydrolase → MIKAVLFDLDNTLLRNPTPEFVTGYVSRINRFFKRRWNIEPGEQLREGVQIMAGPRNIWQTNLDVYWMLLHRILPLSAKGLSEAFTEFYETEYKELRSNTSPAPAAEVVIDRVRGAGYKVVIATNPVYPEEAIRQRLIWAGLPGDFTYYDFVTTADNMHFTKPSPAYYGEILARCGLEPDEAVMVGDEPVYDVEAAGIVGLHTRHLNWETLDQFLDDIPCLPDWMPPAITSRAIVPQWLGNLGSIFGVVADMPPRYWDQHPFPEEWSPAEIMCHLTEYERNVHRPRLERIAVEVDPFVTQPTDPPAPSDYPLFRSAHALLPYVFLKERQNTIDFIETVTPATWNRSARHSIFGPTTFLEMAYFTAQHDRLHIRQLCQTIGGCE, encoded by the coding sequence GTGATTAAGGCGGTGTTGTTCGACCTCGACAACACCCTGCTGCGCAATCCTACCCCCGAGTTCGTAACGGGCTATGTTTCGCGCATCAACCGTTTCTTCAAGCGACGCTGGAACATCGAGCCGGGCGAACAGCTGCGCGAAGGCGTTCAGATCATGGCCGGCCCGCGCAACATTTGGCAGACCAACCTCGATGTCTACTGGATGCTGCTGCACCGCATCTTGCCGCTGTCTGCGAAAGGTCTGAGCGAGGCGTTCACGGAGTTCTACGAGACCGAGTACAAGGAACTGCGCTCCAATACCTCGCCTGCCCCAGCGGCCGAGGTCGTCATCGACCGGGTGCGCGGTGCCGGCTACAAGGTCGTGATCGCCACGAATCCGGTGTACCCCGAGGAAGCGATTCGGCAGCGGTTAATTTGGGCGGGGCTCCCGGGCGACTTCACATACTACGACTTCGTCACCACGGCCGACAACATGCACTTCACCAAGCCGTCGCCGGCCTACTACGGCGAGATTCTAGCCCGCTGCGGGCTGGAACCGGACGAAGCCGTGATGGTCGGTGACGAACCTGTCTACGATGTCGAGGCTGCCGGAATTGTCGGGTTGCATACGCGGCACCTGAACTGGGAAACGCTTGATCAGTTCCTCGATGACATTCCGTGCTTACCCGACTGGATGCCACCTGCGATCACAAGTCGCGCGATCGTGCCGCAGTGGTTGGGCAACCTCGGATCGATATTCGGAGTCGTCGCGGATATGCCGCCACGATATTGGGATCAGCACCCATTTCCGGAGGAGTGGTCGCCGGCTGAGATCATGTGCCACCTCACCGAGTACGAGCGAAACGTTCATCGCCCACGGTTGGAACGCATCGCGGTCGAAGTTGACCCGTTCGTTACTCAGCCCACCGATCCGCCTGCGCCGTCCGACTATCCGCTGTTCCGATCGGCACATGCACTGCTGCCATACGTGTTCTTGAAAGAACGCCAGAACACGATCGATTTCATCGAAACCGTGACTCCTGCAACCTGGAATCGATCGGCACGGCACAGCATCTTCGGGCCCACCACGTTCCTCGAGATGGCCTACTTCACCGCGCAGCACGACCGCCTGCATATCCGCCAGTTGTGCCAGACTATCGGCGGATGCGAATAG
- the ruvA gene encoding Holliday junction branch migration protein RuvA: MIALLQGTVAVDGRDHVILLCGGVGYKVYGPPTVTGSIGEHLILHTSMVVREESMTLYGFMTPAERDLFETLLTVSGVGPKVALAILSTLSGDALRNAIVADRPEILSRVPGIGKKTAQKILFELKDKLAVGLDSAPVMAFNDINSDVIDTLVALGYSIVEAQSAVQALPHDAPDDVEERVRLALQYFA; this comes from the coding sequence CTTGTTGTGCGGAGGAGTTGGTTACAAAGTCTACGGGCCGCCGACGGTCACGGGTAGCATCGGCGAGCACCTGATTCTGCATACCAGCATGGTCGTGCGCGAGGAGTCGATGACGCTCTACGGCTTCATGACGCCCGCCGAACGCGACCTGTTTGAGACGCTGCTCACCGTCAGCGGGGTCGGCCCGAAGGTCGCGCTTGCAATCCTTAGCACACTATCGGGCGATGCCCTGCGCAATGCCATCGTCGCCGACCGCCCCGAAATCTTGAGCCGGGTGCCAGGCATCGGAAAAAAGACTGCGCAGAAGATTCTGTTCGAGCTCAAGGACAAACTTGCGGTCGGGCTGGATTCCGCGCCGGTCATGGCGTTCAACGACATCAATAGCGACGTCATCGATACGCTGGTGGCACTGGGCTACAGCATCGTTGAGGCGCAGTCGGCCGTTCAGGCCCTGCCGCATGACGCGCCGGACGATGTCGAGGAGCGTGTACGATTGGCGCTGCAGTATTTCGCCTAG